One Pedococcus aerophilus DNA window includes the following coding sequences:
- the dapF gene encoding diaminopimelate epimerase, with protein MADQTPFTKGHGTENDFVLVPDLEGDRPLSSEQAARLADRHSGIGGDGVIRVVPTAFATEPEVLQQASTARWFMDYRNADGSTAEMCGNGTRVFAAYLRREGLETANEFAIATRAGVKVVRFEGPDLIAVNLGAWRLAQPHIADAEGFDALVHLDGHEPLSALTLDLGNPHTVVALPETVDLETLDLHRLPVVNPEPEHGTNVEFVRPMGAGHIRMRVRERGVGETRSCGTGAAAAALATRFWAGDRGDSWTVDVPGGRLRVRMLADQQVELAGPAVLVADGTTSLV; from the coding sequence ATGGCTGACCAGACCCCCTTCACCAAGGGCCACGGGACCGAGAACGACTTCGTCCTGGTGCCCGACCTCGAGGGGGACCGTCCGCTGTCCTCGGAGCAGGCTGCCCGGCTCGCCGACCGCCACTCCGGGATCGGCGGTGACGGTGTCATCCGGGTCGTCCCCACTGCGTTCGCCACCGAGCCCGAGGTCCTGCAGCAGGCGAGCACGGCGCGGTGGTTCATGGACTACCGCAACGCCGACGGCAGCACGGCGGAGATGTGTGGCAACGGCACCCGGGTGTTCGCGGCCTACCTGCGCCGCGAGGGCCTCGAGACCGCCAACGAGTTCGCCATCGCGACCCGAGCGGGCGTGAAGGTCGTGCGGTTCGAGGGCCCCGACCTCATCGCGGTGAACCTCGGCGCGTGGCGCCTCGCCCAGCCGCACATCGCCGACGCCGAGGGTTTCGACGCACTCGTGCACCTCGACGGCCACGAGCCGTTGTCGGCCCTCACCCTCGACCTCGGCAACCCGCACACCGTCGTCGCCCTGCCGGAGACGGTGGACCTCGAGACCCTCGACCTGCACCGGCTGCCCGTGGTCAACCCCGAGCCGGAGCACGGCACCAACGTCGAGTTCGTCCGGCCGATGGGGGCCGGTCACATCCGGATGCGCGTGCGTGAGCGCGGCGTCGGCGAGACCCGTTCGTGCGGGACCGGCGCCGCGGCTGCTGCGCTGGCGACCCGGTTCTGGGCAGGGGACCGCGGCGACTCCTGGACGGTCGACGTCCCCGGCGGGCGGCTCCGCGTCCGCATGCTCGCGGACCAGCAGGTCGAGCTCGCCGGCCCAGCCGTGCTGGTGGCCGACGGCACGACCTCGCTCGTCTAG
- the def gene encoding peptide deformylase: MTIRPIVILGEPVLHRRAEPVTAFDAELADLIADMFETMDAANGVGLAAPQIGVGLRVFTWQMDNDDDVPVRGVIVNPFVSPSKPAQEDPDPHEEVEGCLSVPGESFPLKRGEFATVTGFDGEGNEISFEATGWFARCMQHEYDHLNGFLYVDRLNDKWGKKARKATKKAGWGKPGGSWMPGVDPDPFGHDAPDDHDL; the protein is encoded by the coding sequence ATGACGATCCGGCCCATCGTGATCCTGGGCGAGCCCGTGCTCCACCGCCGCGCCGAACCGGTGACCGCGTTCGACGCGGAGCTCGCCGACCTCATCGCCGACATGTTCGAGACCATGGACGCCGCGAACGGTGTCGGCCTCGCCGCTCCCCAGATCGGTGTGGGGCTGCGGGTCTTCACGTGGCAGATGGACAACGACGACGACGTCCCCGTGCGCGGCGTCATCGTCAACCCGTTCGTCAGCCCGAGCAAGCCGGCGCAGGAGGACCCCGATCCGCACGAGGAGGTCGAGGGCTGCCTGTCGGTGCCGGGGGAGAGCTTCCCGCTCAAGCGCGGCGAGTTCGCCACGGTGACCGGGTTCGACGGCGAGGGCAACGAGATCTCGTTCGAGGCGACCGGGTGGTTCGCCCGCTGCATGCAGCACGAGTACGACCACCTCAACGGCTTCCTCTACGTCGACCGGCTCAACGACAAGTGGGGCAAGAAGGCGCGCAAGGCCACCAAGAAGGCCGGCTGGGGCAAGCCCGGCGGCAGCTGGATGCCGGGGGTCGACCCCGACCCGTTCGGCCACGACGCCCCGGACGACCACGACCTGTGA
- the miaB gene encoding tRNA (N6-isopentenyl adenosine(37)-C2)-methylthiotransferase MiaB yields the protein MTTQTTHKTYDVRTHGCQMNVHDSERLAGLLETAGYVDVNSVPADDRPSAADVVVFNTCAVRENADNKLYGNLGQLRPAKTANPDMQIAVGGCMAQKDRETIVQRAPWVDVVFGTHNIGSLPALLDRARHNREAQVEILESLEVFPSTLPTRRDSAYAGWVSISVGCNNTCTFCIVPSLRGKEADRRPGDVLAEVKALVEQGVVEVTLLGQNVNTYGVEFGDRLAFGKLLRACGEIEGLERVRFTSPHPAAFTDDVITAMAQTPNVMPSLHMPLQSGSDRVLKEMRRSYRSAKFLGILDKVREQIPDAAITTDIIVGFPGETEADFEETLRVVRESRFASAFTFQYSIRPGTPAATMPDQLPKAVVQERYMRLLAVQEEVSWAENRRLEGREVEVLVATGEGRKDTATHRLSGRARDNRLVHFAVPDSAERPRPGDLVTVGVTYGAPHHLVADAALEGGVYSVRRTAGGDAWAALQGSPVPGKPAVSLGMPGVGRPAAAPAPACG from the coding sequence ATGACCACACAGACGACGCACAAGACCTATGACGTGCGCACCCACGGGTGCCAGATGAACGTGCACGACTCCGAGCGACTCGCCGGGCTGCTCGAGACGGCCGGGTACGTCGACGTCAACAGCGTGCCCGCCGACGACCGTCCGAGCGCTGCCGACGTCGTCGTCTTCAACACCTGTGCGGTGCGCGAGAACGCCGACAACAAGCTCTACGGCAACCTCGGCCAGCTGCGCCCCGCCAAGACCGCGAACCCCGACATGCAGATCGCCGTCGGCGGCTGCATGGCGCAGAAGGACCGCGAGACCATCGTGCAGCGCGCGCCGTGGGTCGACGTCGTCTTCGGCACCCACAACATCGGCAGCCTCCCGGCCCTCCTGGACCGAGCCCGCCACAACCGTGAGGCCCAGGTCGAGATCCTCGAGAGCCTCGAGGTCTTCCCGTCGACGCTGCCGACCCGTCGCGACTCGGCCTACGCCGGCTGGGTCTCGATCTCGGTGGGCTGCAACAACACCTGCACGTTCTGCATCGTCCCCAGCCTGCGCGGCAAGGAGGCCGACCGCCGACCCGGAGACGTCCTCGCCGAGGTCAAGGCGCTCGTCGAGCAGGGGGTCGTCGAGGTCACGCTGCTCGGACAGAACGTCAACACCTACGGCGTCGAGTTCGGTGACCGCCTCGCGTTCGGCAAGCTGCTGCGCGCCTGCGGCGAGATCGAGGGCCTGGAGCGCGTGCGCTTCACCAGCCCGCACCCGGCCGCCTTCACCGACGACGTCATCACGGCGATGGCCCAGACGCCGAACGTCATGCCCAGCCTGCACATGCCGCTGCAGTCCGGATCCGACCGCGTGCTCAAGGAGATGCGCCGCTCCTACCGCAGCGCCAAGTTCCTCGGCATCCTCGACAAGGTCCGTGAGCAGATCCCGGACGCCGCGATCACCACCGACATCATCGTCGGCTTCCCCGGCGAGACCGAGGCCGACTTCGAGGAGACCCTGCGGGTCGTGCGCGAGTCGCGGTTCGCCAGTGCCTTCACGTTCCAGTACTCCATCCGCCCCGGCACCCCCGCGGCGACGATGCCCGACCAGCTTCCCAAGGCGGTCGTCCAGGAGCGCTACATGCGACTGCTGGCGGTGCAGGAGGAGGTCTCGTGGGCCGAGAACCGTCGGCTCGAGGGTCGCGAGGTCGAGGTGCTCGTCGCCACCGGTGAAGGACGCAAGGACACCGCGACCCACCGCCTCTCCGGTCGCGCCCGCGACAACCGCCTCGTCCACTTCGCCGTGCCGGACAGCGCCGAACGCCCCCGTCCCGGTGACCTGGTCACCGTCGGTGTCACCTATGGCGCCCCGCACCACCTCGTCGCCGATGCCGCCCTCGAGGGCGGCGTGTACAGCGTGCGACGCACCGCCGGTGGCGACGCGTGGGCAGCGCTCCAGGGCTCCCCGGTGCCCGGCAAGCCGGCCGTGTCACTCGGCATGCCCGGTGTCGGACGCCCTGCTGCCGCACCGGCTCCCGCCTGCGGCTGA
- the miaA gene encoding tRNA (adenosine(37)-N6)-dimethylallyltransferase MiaA, translating into MTGPLVVAVVGPTATGKSDLGLDLAEALGGEVVNADASQLYRGMDIGTAKLAPVKRRGIPHHQLDVLEVTDEASVAAYQSASRADLHAIQGRGLHPVVVGGSGLYVRAALDVLDIPPTDPQLRARLEAEAEELGAAAMAERLRALDPVAMERMQPNNVRRIVRALEVVELTGRPFSASMPTREFVQPTVVLGLRVARAELDERIVERVDRMWEQGLLDEVRTLDGLGLRRGRTASRALGYAQALAELDGRLDGRQAREETVALTRRFARRQESWFGPDHRIHWLDAGAEHRGDLTARALATVRAAIRDNDDHG; encoded by the coding sequence GTGACCGGGCCTCTGGTCGTCGCCGTCGTCGGGCCCACGGCGACCGGCAAGTCCGACCTCGGACTCGACCTCGCCGAGGCGCTCGGTGGCGAGGTCGTCAACGCCGACGCCAGCCAGCTCTACCGGGGCATGGACATCGGCACGGCCAAGCTGGCACCCGTGAAACGCCGCGGCATACCCCACCACCAGCTGGACGTGCTCGAGGTGACGGACGAGGCGTCCGTCGCCGCGTACCAGTCCGCGTCGAGGGCCGACCTCCATGCCATCCAGGGGCGAGGGCTGCACCCCGTCGTCGTCGGGGGCTCGGGCCTGTACGTCCGGGCGGCCCTGGACGTTCTCGACATCCCTCCCACGGACCCGCAGCTGCGGGCCCGCCTGGAGGCGGAGGCCGAGGAGCTCGGCGCCGCCGCGATGGCCGAGCGCCTGCGCGCCCTGGACCCCGTGGCGATGGAGCGTATGCAGCCCAACAACGTCCGCCGCATCGTGCGGGCCCTCGAGGTGGTGGAGCTCACGGGGCGACCGTTCTCCGCGTCGATGCCGACCCGGGAGTTCGTCCAGCCCACCGTGGTCCTCGGGCTCAGGGTGGCGCGTGCCGAGCTCGACGAGCGGATCGTCGAGCGGGTCGACCGCATGTGGGAGCAGGGGCTGCTCGACGAGGTCCGCACCCTCGACGGCCTCGGCCTGCGCCGCGGTCGCACGGCGTCCCGAGCCCTGGGCTACGCGCAGGCGCTGGCCGAGCTCGACGGCCGGCTCGACGGCCGGCAAGCGCGCGAAGAGACCGTCGCCCTGACCCGCCGCTTCGCCCGGCGGCAGGAGTCGTGGTTCGGCCCGGACCACCGCATCCACTGGCTCGACGCCGGTGCCGAGCACCGCGGCGACCTCACGGCGCGGGCACTGGCGACGGTCCGGGCAGCCATCAGGGACAATGACGACCATGGCTGA
- a CDS encoding regulatory protein RecX: protein MTDRHAAARAALEAALAAAGSGQAAPQPGRRSRRSKAWQPIPGDPESDLQHRDAEPDAHDVARQIVLRQLAMAPRSRKQLRDKLAQRECPDDVAEAVLDRMTEVGLIDDEAFAGMLVRSQQAGRGLAKRALARELRTKGVDDELARATLDAIDPNAERDQAERLVAKKLRSMHGLEVLVQKRRLAGMLARKGYPADLAMAVIRDALAQAQEHQRD, encoded by the coding sequence ATGACAGATCGACACGCTGCGGCAAGGGCTGCCCTCGAGGCCGCCCTTGCCGCAGCGGGCTCCGGTCAGGCCGCCCCGCAGCCGGGCCGTCGTTCTCGCCGCTCCAAGGCCTGGCAACCCATCCCGGGCGATCCCGAGAGCGACCTGCAGCACCGCGACGCCGAGCCCGACGCCCACGACGTCGCGCGCCAGATCGTGCTGCGACAGCTGGCGATGGCTCCGAGGAGCCGCAAGCAGCTGCGCGACAAGCTCGCGCAGCGCGAGTGCCCCGACGACGTCGCCGAAGCGGTGCTCGACCGGATGACCGAGGTGGGGCTCATCGACGACGAGGCGTTCGCGGGGATGCTCGTGCGGTCCCAGCAGGCAGGCCGCGGGCTGGCCAAGCGCGCCCTGGCCCGGGAGCTCCGGACCAAGGGCGTCGACGACGAGCTGGCCCGGGCGACCCTCGACGCCATCGACCCGAATGCCGAACGCGACCAGGCCGAGCGCCTCGTCGCCAAGAAGCTGAGGTCGATGCACGGCCTGGAGGTCCTCGTCCAGAAGCGGCGCCTCGCCGGGATGCTGGCCCGCAAGGGGTACCCCGCAGACCTGGCGATGGCTGTCATCCGGGACGCCCTCGCCCAGGCGCAGGAGCACCAGCGCGACTGA
- a CDS encoding YoaK family protein: MAPTPQVPPAQTTAGRGVRARIGRYLLDVEGANRTDRANRHLAYLLALIAGILNSVGFVAVSVYTSHMTGLTASVADHLVLRSYAVVGVGLLAIGAFVAGAMVRAVLFNWGRRRDLRGRYANVLVLEALLVLTFGGAADLLVWRHRTAVFVAVLCFTMGLQNAIITKISQAQIRTTHVTGMVTDIGIELGKLAYRSRRPGLEPVHADLAKLSMLSLLVGLFFAGGVAGAAGYLAIGFPVLLAVALVLLVAALPPLVADLRTGRD, from the coding sequence GTGGCACCCACCCCGCAGGTCCCTCCAGCGCAGACCACTGCGGGCAGAGGGGTCCGGGCCCGGATCGGCCGCTACCTCCTCGACGTGGAAGGGGCGAACCGCACCGACCGTGCGAACCGACACCTGGCGTACCTGCTGGCGCTCATCGCCGGCATCCTCAACTCGGTCGGCTTCGTGGCCGTGTCCGTCTACACGTCGCACATGACCGGGCTGACCGCGTCGGTCGCGGACCACCTCGTCCTCCGCTCGTACGCGGTCGTCGGGGTGGGTCTGCTGGCGATCGGCGCGTTCGTCGCGGGGGCGATGGTCCGCGCCGTGCTGTTCAACTGGGGGCGTCGCCGCGACCTGCGCGGACGCTATGCGAATGTCCTGGTCCTCGAGGCCCTGCTGGTCCTGACCTTCGGCGGTGCCGCCGACCTGCTGGTGTGGCGCCACCGCACAGCGGTGTTCGTCGCCGTGCTCTGCTTCACCATGGGGTTGCAGAACGCGATCATCACCAAGATCTCCCAGGCCCAGATCCGCACGACCCACGTCACGGGGATGGTCACCGACATCGGGATCGAGCTCGGCAAGCTGGCCTACCGGAGTCGGCGACCGGGCCTCGAGCCGGTGCACGCCGACCTGGCGAAGCTGTCGATGTTGTCCCTCCTGGTCGGGTTGTTCTTCGCCGGTGGGGTGGCCGGTGCGGCGGGCTACCTGGCCATCGGGTTCCCGGTCCTGCTGGCCGTTGCCCTGGTCCTGCTCGTCGCGGCGCTGCCGCCCCTCGTGGCAGACCTGCGCACGGGCCGCGACTGA